The genomic segment CAGCTCCTCGGCCCCGCGGCCGTCCTGCGGCCACTGCGCCTGCCCGACGCTGACCCCGACGCGCAGCTCGCTGTCGCCGACGCGGAAGGGCTCGGCGCACACGGCGCGGACGCGGGCGGCGGCCGCGGCGATCTCGTCGGGGCTGCGGACGTCGGCGAGGATGACGGCGAACTCGTCGCCGCCCAGCCGCGCGACGGTGTCGCCGGAGCGCACGACGCTGCGCAGGCGGTCGGCGATCTCGCGCAGCAGCGCGTCGCCGCTGGTGTGGCCGTGGCGGTCGTTGATGGTCTTGAAGCCGTCGAGGTCGCAGAACAGCAGGCCGACCTCCGTGTGCCCGGCGCCGTCGAGGACGGCGTCGACGCGGCGCGAGAACCCGGTGCGGTTGGCCAGGCCGGTCAGCGGGTCATGGGAGGCCTGGTGCTGGAGCTCGTCGACGAGGCGGCCGTTCTGGATCGCCGGGGCCGCCAGCGAGGCGATGCCGTTGAGGCGCTGCAGCAGCGACGCATCGAGGTCCAGGCGCTCCGGGCGCTCGGCCACCGAGACCACGACGATGCCGAGGAACTCGCCGCGCGCGATGATGGGCACCGCGACGACCACGAGGACGTCGAGCAGCTCCATGAGCGCGTGGACCTGCGCGTCCCCGGCGTCGCCGCGCTCGACGTGCAGGGGCCCGGGATGGCCGAGCATCCGCGCCAGCGCGGGAGAGCCGCTCGGCAGCAGCATGCGGTCGTCGAGCAGCCCGATGTCCCCGTCGGCCGGCCCCGCGGTCGAGGCGACGCGCAGGCAGCCCGCCTCGTCGTCCCACAGCCACACGCTGAGGCGGTCGCAGTCGACGATGGCCGGCACCGTGCGCACGATGGAGTCCGCGACGTCCTGTCTGGACCCGCCGAGGGCCAGCGCCTGGGCCAGCGACAGCAGGGCGCTGACGTGGTCGTGACGCCGGTCGGCCTCGGCCAGCGCCGTGGCCATGTCGAGGACCGCGGCGGCGTGGGCGGCGTAGAGCGAGAAGAGCTCCTGTTCGGACGCGAAGAAGTGGATGCCCTCGGGGTTGAGCGCGCACAGGCGCCCGTAGGCGCGGCGCTCGGAGGCGACGTCGGCGACGAGCGCCGAGCCGGGCAGCGGGTCGCCGGCCTCCAGCGCCTGCGCGATCGCGGCCGCCTCGCCGTCGGCCACGCCCTCGGCATAGATGCGCACCTCGTCGCCGGTCCGGGGGCGGACGGCGAGCACGAAGCGCGGTGCGCGCACGGTCAGCGCGGCGCGGTCGACGATGCGGGCCAGCACGACGTCGATGTCGTCGGTCGACAGGAGCTCGGCGGCGGTGGCGAACACGCCGCGCAGACCCTCCCGGGTCGCCAGGAGCTGGGCCTCGAGGGCGGTGACGCGCTGCTGCGGGTCGGCACCCGCCGCGGCCTGCCCGGCGTCCCACGTCACGACGTAGCGGCACTCGGGGTCGCCCTTGGCCTGGCAGGAGAGCTCCCGCACGCCGGCGCGCGGGAGCCCGAAGAGCTCGGTCGGGGTGGCCAGCAGGCCGGTGGTCCACTGGCACTGCAGGGGGTGGCGGACGTGGCCCGGGCGCGCCACGGCGCGGACGACCGCCCGGCCCGGCTCGACCTCCACCGCGTCGAGGTCGCTGACCGTGCTGAGCTTGCCCGCGGCCTGGGCGATGGCGCCGAGGACCGCCTCGGGCGAGCCGAGCGAGCGCAGCAGCGTGGAGACCGACGTGCCCGCGTGCTGGCGCACGGTGTGCTCGCCGATGCGCCGCGGGAACCCGGGGTCGCCGGTGACCTGCACGCACGCCGACAGCAGGGCGATGGCCTCGTCGAGGGTGACCCAGTTCTCCTCGTTCTCGAGGTCCTCGCGGGTCTGCTGGACGCCGGCCGCCGCCAGCAGCTCCTCGATGCCCGCCGTGCCGTGCTCCTGGCCGACGAGCCGCAGCATGACGGTCGTCATCGAGCAGCTGATGTGACGGCCGCCGGGCATCGCCTCGGTGGGGCCTGCCTCCATAGGCCGGTGATCGGCACCGGCGGGCGCGTCCGACGAGTCAGCCTGGACGTTCGTTCGACCCAGGGTCGCGCAGCTGCGCCAGGGCGGCCCCGAGCGCGTCGTGCAGGGCCGCGAACGCCGGGCGCATGCGGGCGTGGACGGCCGCGGCCGCCGGGTCGGGGTGCAGGACGTCGGCGAGCGCGGCGGGGGCCGGCGGGGCGGCCGGCAGGCCCAGCGCCTGCCGGCCCAGCAGGGCGGCGCCGAGGCCCGAGCCCTCGTAGTCGCTCGGGAAGGCCACGGGCATGTCCAGGACGTCGCAGAGGATCTGGCGCCACAGCGCGCTGCGCGCGAAGCCGCCCGTGGCGCGGACCTCCCGGACCTCGTCGCCGGCCTCGCGCATCGAGGCGAGCACCAGCGCCAGCTGCTGGCAGACGCCCTCCAGCGCGGCGCGCACGAGGTGCGCTCGTCCGTGCGCGCGGGTCAGCCCGACGTAGGCCCCGCGGGCCTCGGCGTCCCAGTCCGGGGCGCGCTCGCCGACGAGCTGGGGGAGCATGAGCAGCCCGTCGCTGCCGGCCGGGGCTTGGGCCGCGAGCGCCAGCAGCGCCTCCTCGGGATGCTCGCCCAGGTCCGGCGCCAGCGCCCGGCCCGCCCACTCCAGGACGAGCCCGCCGTTGTTGACCGCGCCGCCGACGACCCAGCGCCCGGGGTCAGGGCGTAGCAGAACAGGCGCCCGCGCTCGTCGGCGACCGGGCGGTCCACAACGAGCCGCAGGGCGCCCGACGTGCCGATGGAGCAGGCCGCCACGCCGGGGGCCGTCGCCCCGACGCCGAGGTTGGCCAGCGGCCCGTCGCCCGCGCCGGCGACGACGGGCAGCGCGGCGCCGACCGCGGCCTCGCCCTCGGGCGTCAGCGCGAGCACCTCCGTCGCGGGGACCAGCGCGCAGAGCTGCTCGCGGGTGACGCCGGCGATCCGCAGCGCCTCCGCGTCCCAGT from the Baekduia soli genome contains:
- a CDS encoding diguanylate cyclase domain-containing protein, which gives rise to MEAGPTEAMPGGRHISCSMTTVMLRLVGQEHGTAGIEELLAAAGVQQTREDLENEENWVTLDEAIALLSACVQVTGDPGFPRRIGEHTVRQHAGTSVSTLLRSLGSPEAVLGAIAQAAGKLSTVSDLDAVEVEPGRAVVRAVARPGHVRHPLQCQWTTGLLATPTELFGLPRAGVRELSCQAKGDPECRYVVTWDAGQAAAGADPQQRVTALEAQLLATREGLRGVFATAAELLSTDDIDVVLARIVDRAALTVRAPRFVLAVRPRTGDEVRIYAEGVADGEAAAIAQALEAGDPLPGSALVADVASERRAYGRLCALNPEGIHFFASEQELFSLYAAHAAAVLDMATALAEADRRHDHVSALLSLAQALALGGSRQDVADSIVRTVPAIVDCDRLSVWLWDDEAGCLRVASTAGPADGDIGLLDDRMLLPSGSPALARMLGHPGPLHVERGDAGDAQVHALMELLDVLVVVAVPIIARGEFLGIVVVSVAERPERLDLDASLLQRLNGIASLAAPAIQNGRLVDELQHQASHDPLTGLANRTGFSRRVDAVLDGAGHTEVGLLFCDLDGFKTINDRHGHTSGDALLREIADRLRSVVRSGDTVARLGGDEFAVILADVRSPDEIAAAAARVRAVCAEPFRVGDSELRVGVSVGQAQWPQDGRGAEELLRVADAAMYREKTRSRAA